In bacterium, the genomic stretch GCCGGCTGGACCTTACGAGGTCACGGTCCCGGCGCGCCGCACCCGCCACATTCGCTTCAACGATCTGAAAGAACCGGAGCCGATCCCCCTCGACACCGATTTTGCCAGCGTGATCGAGTCGGATGTGCCGATCGTCGTTCAACATACCCGGCTCGATTCCCGCCAGGCCGAAAACGCCTTGATGACAACCATCGCCTACGCCAGCAACGAATAAGGAGGAACATTCATGGCTCAGACCGTCAGCGACTTTCTGGTTCAACGATTACTCGACTGGGGCATCACCCGCATCTACGGCTATCCCGGAGACGGCATCAACGGTATCATGGGAGCGCTCAACCGCGCGGGGGACCGGCCGGAGTTCGTCCAGGTTCGTCACGAGGAGATGGCCGCCTTCATGGCCTGCGCCCACGCCAAGTTCACCGGCGACATCGGCGTCTGCCTCGCCACCTCGGGACCGGGAGCGATTCATCTTCTCAACGGTCTCTATGACGCCCAGATGGACCATCAGGCGGTCTTGGCGATCGTCGGGCAGGCGCATCGCAGTTCGATGGGGGGCCATTTTCAACAGGAGGT encodes the following:
- a CDS encoding sensory rhodopsin transducer, with the protein product PAGPYEVTVPARRTRHIRFNDLKEPEPIPLDTDFASVIESDVPIVVQHTRLDSRQAENALMTTIAYASNE